A genomic region of Anopheles coustani chromosome 3, idAnoCousDA_361_x.2, whole genome shotgun sequence contains the following coding sequences:
- the LOC131272801 gene encoding uncharacterized protein F21D5.5 → MSKTPKEFLLVPVSGQHPPIRIKTEQTMVGRSPETLIQDANCSRNQVCLKANIEGQYVLVKSLGLNPSVLNGVEMERNVGYEAKPGDVMELLPGLHRYTFELKYETETKKPEVRKDSNTSLTNGHKSRETSGSKRTRNEVSPKDVTESNATAKRAKPTPDPTPTISTDRKPQVSLTPTTQSVWESVDGKMLHVYTSAGVVSSEKIAAYDMDGTLIKTKSGNVFPKSIDDWQIAFPEVPGKLKSLHKAGFKLVIFTNQAGIGKGKVRIEDFRQKIEALVRKLSVPMQVFISTGSGKYRKPRTGMWETLCESKNDGISVDKVRSFYVGDAAGRPEVKKPIKRKKDHSSADRLLALNVGIPFLTPELHFQNVPDTNWVKPEFDPKEFCDGVSKQSLLSPPGTKLTSGGQEVIIMIGFPGSGKSHFVHQHLASKGYEIINRDTLGSWQKCVTAMDAAIQRGKSVVVDNMNPDVESRKRYVQVALRAKIPVRCFLMDVSYKHARHNNAFRELTDRSHSTVSDMVFNFYKSKFQEPKVEEGYKEIVKVQFVPKFTASTDEQLYRMYLLEK, encoded by the exons ATGAGCAAAACACCTAAAGAATTCTTGCTCGTACCAGTGTCCGGGCAGCATCCGCCGATTCGCATCAAAACGGAACAAACCATGGTTGGCCGGAGCCCCGAAACGTTGATCCAGGACGCCAACTGTTCACGGAACCAAG TTTGTTTAAAAGCTAATATCGAGGGCCAATACGTGCTGGTGAAATCTCTTGGCCTCAACCCTTCCGTACTAAATGGTGTAGAGATGGAACGGAACGTAGGTTACGAAGCGAAACCTGGTGACGTGATGGAACTTTTGCCAGGGTTGCACCGGTACACGTTTGAATTGAAGTACGAAACGGAAACTAAAAAACCAGAAGTCCGTAAAGATAGTAATACAAGCCTGACAAACGGTCACAAGAGTAGAGAAACTTCTGGTAGCAAAAGAACCCGGAATGAAGTGTCTCCGAAGGACGTCACCGAGAGCAATGCTACAGCGAAGCgtgcaaaaccaacaccaGATCCGACACCGACGATAAGCACCGACCGCAAACCGCAGGTGTCCTTAACTCCAACGACGCAGAGCGTATGGGAATCGGTTGACGGTAAAATGCTGCACGTCTACACCAGCGCTGGCGTGGTATCGTCGGAAAAGATCGCTGCGTACGATATGGATGGGACgctgataaaaacaaaatcgggCAACGTTTTCCCCAAATCAATAGACGACTGGCAGATCGCCTTTCCGGAGGTGCCGGGAAAGCTTAAGTCTCTGCACAAGGCCGGCTTCAAGCTGGTTATCTTCACCAACCAGGCCGGAATCGGCAAGGGCAAGGTGCGCATTGAAGATTTTCGACAGAAAATTGAAGCCCTGGTGCGCAAACTGAGCGTCCCGATGCAggttttcatttccaccgGGTCGGGCAAGTACCGTAAACCTCGCACCGGCATGTGGGAAACATTGTGCGAGTCTAAGAACGATGGCATATCCGTGGACAAGGTACGCAGCTTCTACGTCGGGGATGCCGCCGGTCGGCCCGAGGTGAAAAAGCCCATCAAACGAAAGAAGGATCACTCCAGCGCGGACCGTTTGCTGGCGTTGAACGTGGGCATACCATTCTTAACGCCCGAGCTACACTTTCAGAACGTCCCGGACACCAACTGGGTGAAGCCAGAGTTTGATCCGAAAGAATTCTGCGATGGCGTATCGAAGCAATCGCTTCTCTCCCCGCCTGGCACCAAGCTGACAAGCGGTGGGCAGGAAGTGATCATCATGATTGGCTTCCCGGGTTCCGGTAAATCCCACTTCGTCCATCAGCACCTGGCTTCGAAGGGCTACGAGATTATCAACCGGGACACGCTCGGTTCGTGGCAAAAGTGCGTCACCGCAATGGATGCCGCCATCCAGCGCGGGAAAAGTGTGGTCGTCGATAACATGAACCCGGACGTGGAAAGTCGTAAGCGGTATGTGCAGGTGGCCTTGCGTGCCAAAATTCCGGTGAGATGTTTCCTGATGGACGTCAGCTACAAGCACGCGCGCCACAATAACGCCTTCCGAGAGCTGACGGATCGGTCCCACTCTACGGTATCGGATATGGTATTTAATTTCTACAA ATCAAAGTTCCAGGAGCCAAAGGTTGAGGAAGGTTACAAGGAAATTGTCAAAGTGCAATTCGTCCCGAAGTTTACAGCCTCAACCGATGAGCAACTGTACCGAATGTACCTGTTGGAGAAATAA
- the LOC131272026 gene encoding synaptojanin-1, with the protein MAMSKGFRVLEKSKPPSPHSVLLEHRNKPETLLFESQAVAVLSAQETEIVRKQYTKVLDAYGCLGVLQLNAGDTSLLYLVMVTGCFSVGKILDSEIFRITQTQFVSLQYQPTSEDKVSEIRKVLNSGTFYFSFAAPPGGGQQPPSVGFDITLSAQRRRRTQETDNRFFWNRMLFIHLLRFGVECNFWLLRAMCGSVEIRTVYAGSKQARAAIISRLSCERAGTRFNVRGSNDEGCVANFVETEQCIYLDSEITSYVQTRGSVPLFWEQPGVQVGSHKVKLSRGFEASRAAFDRHMRTMKARYGQQAIINLLGTSLIGSKEGEAMLSNEFQRHHHESEHSDVPHLVFDYHQECRSGNTSALAKLRQRIDATCGDMGIFYAVGDAVYREQRGTLRTNCLDCLDRTNCVQTYIGLEMLAEQISLMAALADKKQQMSSRFEEVFRQMWINNGNEVSKIYAGTGAIQGGSKLMDGARSAARTIQNNLLDNSKQEAIDVLLVGSTLSSELADRARILLPSNMLHAPTPVLREMCKRYEEYVNPLAFRVACGTYNVNGGKHFRSVAYKDVSLSDWLLDCHRLARSRSLVDFSQVEDTNEPPVDIFAIGFQEIVDLNASNIVAASSDNAKAWAEELQKVVSRDREYVLLTYQQLVGVCLYIYIRPEHAQYIRDVAIDCVKTGLGGATGNKGAAAIRFVLHGTSVCFVCAHFAAGQSQVAERNADYAEITRKIAFPMGRSLKSHDYIFWCGDFNYRIDMDKDELREALKQSPHDLTAVLQYDQLRIQQNAGSVFNEFLEGEISFPPTYKYDLFSDDYDTSEKFRAPAWTDRVLWRRRKQSPDADRHPGWNPGRLVHYGRAELKTSDHRPVIALIDIEVHQIDQQRRTSVFGDVIRDLGPPDGTILIQATNPSGNGADSGDEDEGSIYDENLMAALIQELTQIGEVTLVRFVGDTMWVTFRDGQSALVAAQKRSVQVCGVPLSLRLKTENWVEQVEKEILLCTPNTVSFCEGSLSGTGDYNSLGIPEVPSRPKSPPTASGGAPTRPGPPSRPPLPKSPQASPKHQPHHHHHPRAGVISLGQQLLQQKVSNVPLVPGPPQRPTPPVEEYACSSPIPSGSPLHSGGGSAASNYSSTIDTGAIYEEINDDLVVPEQPRGPPPPPPARSDVYDLDVVSNSNSKPATNKSSPPGTSGSSGAGSPLSSSGGNGPPKGIPPPLPMRRGAPPPIPNRSGGPPPLPARPNNP; encoded by the exons ATGGCCATGTCAAAGGGATTTCGCGTGCTGGAAAAGTCCAAGCCGCCCTCGCCGCACAGTGTCCTGCTGGAGCATCGCAACAAACCCGAGACGCTGCTCTTCGAATCGCAAGCCGTGGCCGTCCTTT CGGCACAAGAGACGGAAATTGTCCGGAAACAGTACACCAAGGTGTTGGACGCGTACGGATGCCTCGGAGTGCTGCAGCTAAACGCGGGCGACACCTCCCTCCTCTACCTGGTGATGGTGACCGGGTGCTTCTCGGTGGGCAAGATCCTGGATAGTGAAATATTTCGCATCACGCAGACGCAGTTCGTATCGCTCCAGTACCAACCCACGAGCGAGGACAAGGTGTCCGAGATCCGGAAGGTGCTGAACTCGGGCACGTTCTATTTTTCGTTCGCGGCACCACCGGGTGGCGGGCAGCAGCCACCGTCGGTTGGGTTCGATATTACGCTCTCGGCTCAGCGACGCCGGAGGACGCAGGAAACCGACAATCGGTTCTTCTGGAACCGGATGCTGTTCATTCACCTGCTGCGGTTTGGCGTTGAGTGTAACTTTTGGCTGCTGCGGGCGATGTGCGGCTCGGTGGAAATTCGCACGGTGTACGCCGGCAGTAAGCAGGCCCGGGCGGCCATCATCTCGCGGTTGAGCTGCGAACGAGCCGGTACGCGATTTAATGTGCGCGGCTCGAACGACGAGGGCTGCGTGGCGAACTTTGTCGAGACGGAGCAATGCATCTACCTCGACAGTGAGATCACGTCGTACGTGCAGACGCGCGGCAGTGTACCGTTGTTCTGGGAGCAGCCGGGGGTGCAGGTTGGGTCGCACAAGGTGAAGCTGTCGCGCGGCTTCGAAGCGTCCCGAGCTGCGTTCGATCGGCACATGCGCACGATGAAGGCACGCTACGGGCAGCAGGCGATCATCAACCTGCTCGGCACGAGCCTGATCGGCAGCAAAGAAGGTGAGGCGATGTTGAGCAACGAGTTTCAGCGGCACCACCACGAATCGGAGCACTCCGACGTGCCTCATCTGGTGTTCGATTACCACCAAGAGTGTCGCAGTGGAAACACGTCCGCACTGGCGAAGCTACGGCAGCGGATCGATGCGACCTGTGGTGATATGGGTATATTCTACGCGGTCGGTGACGCGGTCTACCGCGAGCAGCGTGGAACCCTCCGCACCAACTGCCTCGACTGTCTCGATCGGACCAACTGCGTGCAGACGTACATCGGGTTGGAAATGTTGGCTGAACAGATCTCGCTGATGGCGGCCCTCGCCGACAAGAAGCAACAGATGAGCTCTCGGTTCGAGGAAGTTTTCCGTCAGATGTGGATCAACAATGGGAACGAGGTGAGCAAAATCTACGCCGGAACCGGAGCGATACAGGGCGGCTCAAAGCTGATGGATGGCGCTCGTTCGGCAGCTCGGACCATTCAAAACAACCTGCTGGACAATTCAAAGCAGGAAGCGATCGACGTGCTGCTGGTCGGCTCAACGCTCAGCTCGGAGTTGGCCGATCGTGCACGGATACTGCTTCCCTCAAACATGCTGCACG CTCCGACTCCCGTTTTGAGGGAAATGTGCAAACGCTACGAAGAGTACGTCAATCCACTCGCCTTCCGGGTAGCGTGCGGCACGTACAACGTCAACGGGGGGAAACACTTCCGCAGCGTGGCGTACAAGGACGTGTCACTCTCGGACTGGCTGCTCGACTGCCATCGTCTGGCGCGTTCACGAT CGCTGGTTGATTTCAGTCAGGTGGAAGATACCAATGAGCCCCCGGTGGACATATTTGCAATCGGCTTTCAGGAAATCGTTGACCTGAATGCATCCAACATTGTTGCTGCTAG CTCGGACAACGCCAAAGCATGGGCAGAGGAGCTCCAGAAGGTAGTTAGCCGCGATCGGGAGTACGTCTTGCTGACGTACCAACAGCTCGTGGGCGTTTGCCTCTACATCTACATTCGACCCGAGCATGCCCAATACATCCGTGACGTGGCGATCGACTGCGTGAAGACAGGACTGGGTGGTGCGACCGGTAACAAGGGGGCAGCCGCGATCCGTTTCGTCCTGCACGGCACCTCCGTGTGCTTCGTGTGTGCGCACTTTGCCGCGGGCCAATCGCAGGTGGCCGAGCGGAACGCGGACTACGCGGAGATCACGCGTAAGATCGCGTTCCCGATGGGACGGTCACTAAAGTCGCACGATTACATTTTCTGGTGCGGCGACTTCAACTATCGCATCGACATGGACAAGGACGAGCTGCGGGAGGCACTAAAGCAGTCGCCGCACGATCTAACCGCCGTACTGCAGTACGACCAGCTGCGCATCCAGCAGAACGCCGGCTCGGTGTTCAACGAGTTCCTCGAGGGTGAGATCAGCTTCCCGCCGACGTACAAGTACGATCTGTTCAGTGACGATTACGATACGAGCGAGAAGTTTCGCGCTCCGGCCTGGACCGATCGTGTGCTCTGGCGACGGCGCAAGCAGAGCCCGGATGCGGACCGTCACCCGGGCTGGAACCCGGGCCGGCTGGTCCACTACGGTCGGGCGGAACTGAAGACGAGCGATCATCGGCCGGTAATTGCGCTGATCGACATCGAAGTGCACCAGATCGATCAACAGCGCCGTACGAGCGTGTTCGGTGACGTGATCCGCGACCTGGGCCCACCGGACGGCACCATCCTCATCCAGGCTACCAATCCCAGTGGCAACGGGGCTGACTCgggcgacgaggacgagggtAGCATCTACGACGAGAACCTAATGGCGGCGCTTATCCAGGAGTTGACGCAGATCGGCGAGGTAACGCTGGTGCGTTTCGTCGGCGACACGATGTGGGTGACGTTCCGCGATGGCCAGTCCGCGCTGGTCGCAGCCCAGAAGCGCTCGGTGCAGGTTTGCGGTGTTCCGCTCTCGCTCCGCCTGAAGACGGAGAACTGGGTCGAGCAGGTGGAAAAGGAGATCCTGCTCTGCACACCGAACACGGTCAGCTTCTGCGAGGGCAGCCTGTCCGGTACCGGGGACTACAACAGTCTCGGCATCCCGGAAGTCCCATCGCGCCCGAAAAGCCCACCGACCGCGTCCGGTGGTGCACCCACACGTCCCGGTCCGCCCAGCCGGCCACCGTTACCAAAGTCACCGCAAGCATCACCAAAGCATCAgccccaccatcatcaccatccgaGGGCGGGCGTCATCAGTCTCGGGCAGCAACTGCTGCAGCAAAAGGTATCGAACGTGCCGCTCGTTCCCGGACCTCCCCAGCGGCCCACCCCGCCCGTGGAGGAATACGCCTGCTCGTCACCAATCCCCTCCGGATCACCGCTGCACAGCGGAGGAGGTTCGGCGGCCTCGAACTACTCGTCTACGATCGACACCGGTGCAATCTACGAAGAAATTAATGACGATCTT gTCGTTCCGGAGCAACCGCGTGGtccaccacccccaccaccgGCCCGCAGCGACGTGTACGACCTGGACGTGGTCAGCAATAGTAACAGCAAACCGGCCACGAACAAATCGTCACCCCCGGGAACTTCGGGCAGCTCCGGAGCCGGCTCTCCGTTGTCCTCCTCGGGGGGCAACGGGCCACCAAAGGGTATCCCGCCTCCGCTTCCGATGCGCCGGGGTGCACCGCCACCCATTCCGAACCGAAGCGGTGGTCCACCTCCACTACCGGCACGACCAAACAATCCTTAA